The Methanothermobacter sp. CaT2 DNA window TTCCTTGTCCTTTATCCTCACCACACCATCATAAACGTCCCAGACACCATCCTTTACAAGACCTGTGTGGTAGGTCTCGATGTTACCAAGTGAGTTCACGAGGTCAATGTTTTCCTCGAAGATTGGAACTGCCAGTTCAAGGGTTGCCTCTGCCAGTTCAACGTTTCTCTGGGCCTTCTTGAGGAGGTCCTTCTGTGTTTCATCGTCAAGTTCTGTTGAGATACCGCCAGGTGTTGATGATGTTGGGTGGATAGGTCTTCCACCGGTGGCCCTTACCAGTTCAAGGGCGTTTTTACGTAGTTCTATGGCCTGAAGAGCGATATCAGGGGCATCCTTTATAATCTGGAAGACGTTCCTTGTCTTTCTGTCCTTACCTGCTATGAAGTCAGGGGCTGCCAGGAAGTAGAAGTGCAGACCATGGGAGTGCATGTATGAACCCCAGTTCATGATCTCCCTCATCTTGTAGGCTGCAGGAAGGACATCCTCTGGTTCAAAACCGAAGCATGCGTCAACAGCCTTGGCTGCTGCCAGGTGGTGCTGCACGTCACAGATACCGCAGATCCTTGGAACTATCCTTGGTGCTTCCTCTATTGGTCTTCCCTGGAGGAACTTTTCGAACCCGCGGAACTCCATTACATGGAGCCTTGTGTCTTCAACATTACCTTCATCATCAAGGTGTACGGTAATCTTGGCGTGACCTTCTATACGGGTCACAGGTTCCATTGTGAGTTTAACCATCTATTTACCCTCCTTCTTTATTTTCATTGGTATGAGTGCTGCTGGAAGTGTGAAGGTGTAGA harbors:
- the mvhA gene encoding F420-non-reducing hydrogenase subunit MvhA, which gives rise to MVKLTMEPVTRIEGHAKITVHLDDEGNVEDTRLHVMEFRGFEKFLQGRPIEEAPRIVPRICGICDVQHHLAAAKAVDACFGFEPEDVLPAAYKMREIMNWGSYMHSHGLHFYFLAAPDFIAGKDRKTRNVFQIIKDAPDIALQAIELRKNALELVRATGGRPIHPTSSTPGGISTELDDETQKDLLKKAQRNVELAEATLELAVPIFEENIDLVNSLGNIETYHTGLVKDGVWDVYDGVVRIKDKEGNMFREFKPADYADTIAEHVKPYSWLKFPYIKDLGYPDGVYRVSPLSRLNVADKMPDAAPKAQEHFKEFRENFGYAQQTLLYHWARLIELLACAECAADALEGDLSGEKFPDSLERQAGDGVGIVEAPRGTLTHHYTCDENGLITRANIVVATIQNNPAMEMGIQKVAQDYIKPGVEVDDKIFNLMEMVIRAYDPCLSCATHTIDSQMRLATLEVYDSEGDLVKRI